The proteins below are encoded in one region of Syngnathus acus chromosome 2, fSynAcu1.2, whole genome shotgun sequence:
- the angptl7 gene encoding angiopoietin-related protein 7: MSKVNLSIVAVTILLVAGTWAQNPRKTLKPPKPSKAQCCDEVRSLKVQVANLTSLLGELSRKQEADLMNVVRQIIDLDKQNRQQEARVTEAESKYSEINNRVEIMQLQSLQSAPQTTSDAIYDCSSLYTKNYKISGEYKLPKDEFLGTPELSVFCDMETNGGGWTLIQRRKVGLTSFNRDWKQYKSGFGSIRGDFWLGNDHIFRLTRQPSVLRIEMEDWEGETRYAEYGLFTVANELNSYRLFLAHYRGNAGDSLRYHNNTNFSTLNKDNDKCVDNCASLRKGGYWYNCCTDSNLNGVFYRYGEHMKSTDGITWYGWHGPNYSLKKVEMKVRPVNFQP; encoded by the exons ATGTCAAAAGTCAATCTCAGCATTGTGGCAGTCACCATTCTTCTGGTGGCGGGAACTTGGGCTCAGAATCCCAGGAAGACATTGAAACCACCAAAGCCAAGCAAGGCTCAGTGCTGCGATGAGGTGCGTTCTCTTAAGGTTCAAGTGGCCAACCTGACCAGTCTCCTCGGGGAACTGAGTCGCAAGCAGGAGGCAGACTTGATGAACGTCGTGAGGCAAATCATAGACCTGGACAAGCAAAACCGCCAGCAGGAAGCCAGGGTCACAGAGGCCGAGAGCAAGTACTCTGAAATTAACAACCGCGTGGAAATCATGCAGCTTCAGTCTCTGCAGTCCGCTCCACAGACAACATCAG ATGCCATATATGACTGTTCATCACTCTACACCAAGAACTATAAGATCTCTGGAGAGTACAAACTTCCGAAAGACGAGTTCCTGGGAACCCCTGAGCTAAGT GTGTTCTGTGATATGGAGACAAACGGAGGCGGCTGGACTCTTATCCAGAGGCGTAAAGTTGGTCTGACGTCATTTAACCGTGACTGGAAGCAGTACAAAAGCGGATTTGGATCCATCCGCGGAGACTTCTGGCTTGGCAATGACCACATATTCCGTCTAACAAGGCAGCCCAGTGTGCTAAGGATTGAGATGGAG GACTGGGAAGGAGAGACTCGTTATGCTGAGTATGGCCTTTTCACCGTGGCCAATGAGCTCAACAGCTACAGGCTTTTCCTTGCCCACTATAGAGGCAATGCTGGAGATTCCCTGCGCTACCATAACAATACCAACTTCAGCACCCTCAACAAAGACAATGACAAGTGTGTCGATAACTGCGCTTCATTACGCAAAG GTGGTTACTGGTACAACTGCTGCACCGACTCAAACTTGAATGGAGTCTTTTACCGCTACGGTGAGCACATGAAGAGCACAGATGGGATCACTTGGTATGGATGGCATGGTCCCAATTACTCCCTCAAAAAGGTGGAGATGAAGGTCCGGCCAGTAAATTTCCAGCCATAA